In Gossypium arboreum isolate Shixiya-1 chromosome 3, ASM2569848v2, whole genome shotgun sequence, the sequence AACCTAATCCAAATATATTatcttataaaaatattatattaattatacattttaaataatatttatatatatttatattaaaccaCTAGTCTAATAACAATTAAATTCATTActcaaaaccccaaaaaaaaattacctaactaaatAACTCagcccaaaatataaaattttaaaatttatatttaatacaataaaatatttattatgtttatgatagtttttttaatataaatatgttttaatgtggtagaatttttattttaatattttttaatatattatatttttaaaatttatttttaaataaaaattaatttaataaaaattaaatatggacTAGAATCGAAATTTATCTTTTTTAAATTGGGCTCAACTtaggtaaaaataaataaactcattttccGAAAATTAATCTAAATTGAGCTGGGCCCAAACCTAATCCGAGCACCTTTAAGCAAAAGGCAATGCAGGCTATATATATGCTGTTGTTTTTTTGGTTAATTCTTGCATGATTAAACTACGTCGAATAATGTTTGACATAGCTAGCCAACTGATCCCATCTGCTATATCCAACTTAACTCCAACCTAAGGACTCGAATATGAACTTTTTGGATATAGCTTGTTATAATTCAATGATGAACCAAAAAAAACAGTAAACTACTTTGTCAACCAAAAAAACAACATTGGATCATAAAAAAAATGTACATAAATAGCATTTAAAGTTACAAGGAAAAGAGTTTCAATCCAAATCGATAATCCCGAAATTCGAGAGTATGATCTTTACTTGATCGACAAAGTTCGATCCGGTCGCGTACTCCGTTAGCATCCCGACAGCAAAACCGAACATTGCCCATCTACAAGTACACCAACATCGCCAAAAACCAGTCATCATATAGCAAGTTATTTGCTTGGATgttaataatagaaataggttaAAATTTGCCTACGGTCCCTGTAGAATTTAGTCCGGTATTTGGAAAGTGCTATTTGGTGGTATCAATTGACATCGTGTTAAACAATAAGAAAAGAATGAAGAGGATATTGCGTTAAATACCTTCCATTACCAATCTCATTCTTTCCAATGAAGCCAAAGAAAGGCCCTTGATTTGATTCCTCAAGCTTCTTCTGCTTAAAGTAGTCTTGCAGTTCCTTTGCCTTTTTCCTCTGAAACTCCAAACTGATCACATTCTGGTCTCTCACAGGTGCAGGCGAAGAAGAAGACGGAGGAGGAGGAGTGGTTGGTGGTGGCGGTGAAGGAGGAAATGGCTTGACAGGAGACGGCGGGGAAGGTGCCGTAGGTCTTCTCAAAGGACCTTCAGACTGAGAACTCCTTATAGTCACAATATAAGGCTTGGATGTGGTACACAATCTGCAACAAGTAGAAGATGctgctgatgatgatgatgatgaagtgTTTGGGATTTTGATATAGGGGATTGAGGATGCCATAGACATTGCTGTTTTTTCTCTTTCCAAGAGAATTATGTGTGATGGGTTTGTTGTTAATGTTCTTAAGATTTGTGTCTGGAAATGGGGGAGTCTGTGGATAAGGCGTGGCCAAGTTTCAACAGACAGATGGCTCAAAATTTATACAGTTTGCGTCAGTTGGTCGTTGGTTGCCAATGGCGCCCACTGGATTCTGAAGCGCGTGATAAACATTTCATTTCCCCCAACTTGGCTTTTTTACCCTTACTCGCGCTTCATGTGGTGTTCTTTTCCTATTTTCCTAATTTGACAGCTGCAAAGTGAAAATGAGGTAAAACTAACATGATAAAGGAATAGTaatcaatttttaataaaagaaatggaCGTAAGTTTTAACAGAAGAATTAAaagagataaaataaaatttaactctaaatacaaaaattttattataCTTTTACCATGAAAATCAACATTTAGAAAATGGAGATGATTTATGATTATGATCTTTTaactttatttgataaattaaaattttaaatgttaaatggtTTTTATAAGTAATCAATTTGTATTAAAAGATTATTtggtatattaataaaattaagcaGTGAGAAAATTAATtctcattttaaaaattatttctcttaaatttaatcttattaatatttttattttattttattttattttattttgtacagttttaataaaacttaaatataataatttgatatctcatttttaaaaaaattaaaaataaataatttattttaaatatatttttaaataaaaattaacttaatatTTTCAACGTTTAAGTGATAAATATTAAATAGCTATCTTTACCTATTTTTAACACTTATTTGGTGAatcttttattaattaaaaactaaTAGGATTATTAAACATACTTAAAAAATTCAATGTttaataatttgatatttgaaataaatgtaataatgcattaattttatttaaaacttaattataaaatgaGACTTTTTTAAATATaactaaaaaatattttgaaacccAATCAACTAACTTAGAACTCAATATCTTCcgttttttaatatattatatattatttataatttaatttaataattattaaaatattttataaataattagattttattatttttaattaaaatatgtcGAATATAAAATTGAAGACactaaaactaaataaaataataagtaattaataaaatataaagttatcatttttatttaaaatttatttaataagtaAAACTTAAGGAGGGTAGTGTAATTTTTCCTTATCAAACCGGAAGTAAAATTTTGGAGATTTTTAAAATGTGAGTATTTGGAATTTATAGTCATTGTAATTgattaattttacaaattataaaataaaattaatgatattaaaacaaataatatagaaaatatttaataggagattattatatttgtaaaattatataaatatttttaataaataaaattttaaaatatatattaaaataaagtgaaaatattttttaaatttttattttatagtgGGACCATgcgtattaaaattaaaataataaggaATTTGAAAAGGTATAATAACTTATTTGACcctttaacttaaaaaaaaaattagcctTTCATTTAGTTTTTTTACGCCTTTTAACTCTTAAACTTGTATTGTTTATCAAATCACCCTGAAATTGATGAAAAAGTTAATGTCTTTTAACTTTGCTGATATGGCATATACATGGATTGTCATTAGGATGCCAAgtcattaattaattattttttaaaagttaaaaatttaaaaaataattattaaaattagtaaatgtatttttttaatttttaaaaaattaattaattgctaatgTGGGGTATACATATGGGCTGTCACATGGATGCCACATCAGTAAagttaataaacattaatttttttatctattttgaggtgatttgacaaataatataaattcaataactaaaagaaatgaaatattaaatggatgactaaacttttaaaaaaaaaaattgaaatttgaaaaagaaaattgagCCACTTAAATCTCTTAAAATTCCtcctaaattatttaatttatccaCTTGTTTAGGCTGtcagaactttaatatctcaagTTCGAATCTCACTCAATGTAAATTATATGTAGGAACTTAGTATATCCCACAACAtttgaatgattaatttaagTTTATATCCCACAACACTTGAATCCTGCATATATTTATTTTGGTCTAGGTTTGGACTTAGTTTGGTTATCAGTCCAATCGTATTTTAGAATTATCAATTCTATTTATCGTTATTCAATCTATTCTTTGTAATTGTAATATAATTGTACTTATAACTTCAAAAAACTTACATATATTAATTGAAAAATACATTATATTTAACATATGattagatttttattatttttaattaaaaatattaaatataaagattaaagatAATAAAAGTAAATGgaataataagaaataaataaaggaaaagcTGACTACACCTTAAGAGATAATTGGATATTTTTCAAATCTTAGTCAGTAGGGAATTTTCTATCAAACATCAAAAACTCTTAATAAAATTACTATTGCTTGTctagttattttatttattaatatttattatatatttgatacattaaattatatttaataaaatttcaagttTGCTTAAAGAAATAAATTTTTTCACACtattggttttatttttattttatttatatatataattccaCTTAAAAAATCATTGGTACTAAATAGAATAATAACTCTATTTTTTAATTattcatgattatatatatatatatttaatattaacaAACATGTTTGTCAGCGAAAATATTCctttttgtttgtttaattaaacaGAAATAAATCTAGAATTATTCAAATTAATCAATTCATGAAAATCTAtccaaaaagaaataagaaagaaagcCCCCTTTCAATGATCTTCACCCAACATTGCGGTCACAAGCGCAGCACAATATTTATAACCCTTTTCAACTAACCATGATTGAACTGAATATATATTGTATGTATATATAGAACACATTAATTACCCAGAAATAATGGACAACAGAGTCGTGCaacaagaataataataataatcatgatATAAGAAAATGAAAGTGAAGCCCAGGGCAGGATGGCAAAATTGAACTCTCAaattcaatatatatttatatagacaCAATATGAAAATCCAACAAAGCTGGCCCAGAAAGAAAGCTCCTCTCTAATGGTTGCATTCTGATTTCCATGTAGAATCAACAAAAACAACACTTTGCTTCTTCCCTTGCCCACAAATCAACTGACCATTTTCCAACATATAAGATTGAAGCTCTGTTAGAAAGCAATTTTACCGGATGCCATCATCAAACTCCAACGTAATGGCCGAACTACATGATTGTACATGCACAAGTTTTTTCACTTCCATTGCTGAATTCATCGTCTGATCCACCTGTTTCACTGACATTAAGACGAAGGTACAATATCAGCAACGGGGAAGTGAAGAAAGACTGAACCAAACAGATAAAACTAGTATGAAAGCACTGCCGTGTTCATAACCTATTAGCAAAGATGCCATATGTATCACCTCCTATCAGACATTAATGTGCAGAATACATGGAGATTAAAAAAATTTGTAGGCACAAGAAATTTGCACCTCCTAATACCTAATTTCAGCTAAAATACACCAGAAGCATTAGAAAGGGTGAACCTAAGACATACATACTATTTGTGCAGCAAGTTTCTTGTAAAGACAGCCACCACACAAATTAGTATCAAAGAAAGTTCACAAACACCTTACAAAACCCAAAGATGTATGCtaatatgcatacatgtttacACCATAACTTCTTACATTTCAACAAACAGATCACATATATAGATACGTCTAACGTATGAGATCTTGATAGCCAATGCTCTAAGATCAGATCTATGCATGTTGTCTGGTAACATCTACCTACATTTCTGTAGGCTATAACAAGACCAAAAAGAAATATTGGCTTATATCCTGAGTTCGTGTGAAGGTTGTCATAGCAATGTAATCAGCATAACTTGCAGAAAAATTTCAGTACTTGCCCAAACAAAGAAACACATTTTTGAATAATCAGAATATATTTACAATCTATGTGGCACAAGTGTCTGTAGATTTGTTATGGATGCTGTTGAATATTGCGAAATCATCTTAATATATCTTTAGGAAAACAAGAAAGAATCAAGGGGCACATTAGCTAAGGCAGAAATAGCATGAAGAAattaaatatgtaagaaaattgTACTGTATTGCTTATACAACTTTAATTAGAGCAGAAAATTCATGTACCTGGGTTCGAATTCTCTGATTTCAGCAAGCTCACTACCATGAGCATCAGTCCACTGCACCTTTCTTCGTACTGTATGACTCGGGATATCACCATCCTTTTCCCCTGATGCCTCACGGTCATTACCATCCTCAAGAGGAACTTGAGTAGTATTTGGTTGCTTCTTCAAACTACTTTTGAAAACAACCTTTCTTGCATCGCTATTGCCATCATCAAGCTGAGTTGCTTGATCATTACTCTTATCTGAAGCAAAGGACCCTGGCAAGACATCCTGCTGTTGAACAGGGCCAACTTTCAAAGGCGACGGTGTGTCAAGCCCGGCAGAAGTGCGACCAAAGCAGACAAAAGAGGCGCACCCGCGGGAAAGCCGGTTCTTGATGGAAGCCAGTTGGAGGTCAGGATCAGGATCAGGTTCTTGGTCTACCAACTGGTAATGATTCCACGGCGAAACTCTCATGGACTTGTCCTCGTGCTTCTGACCCAACAGAAGAAGGGCCAAGCCCTTGCTATACCCGGACGCTGAAGAAGAGAAGAACCCTCCTCCTTCTACTGTCAATAACATCAGTTCTCATCTGGAGAACCCAGACAACTccattttcttctctttttttcttttcagtcACAACAAACTGAACCAAACTACCCTCAACTCCTTCATCCAGCCATATATCAGAGTCAGTGAAGTTATCAAACTTACCAAATAATGAAAATGATTTATTAAAAATGGATCAGGGAAAGGATTGTCCAGGTTTGAACAGCTAAACCGAGAAGCAGAGCAAATTATTTGCCACTACGCCAGTTGACACCAAATAATGAAATTTAACATCAATGAAAAATCTTAAATTCCATTTATAGTTACTAATGGAGTAAATCCTAAGTAACTAAAACTCATTGCAGACATAATAACTACTTAGTTCCCCAAAACTGCAATAATTATCAACATGGTCACCCCCCCATTAAACCACACATAATTAAGatctataaatttattaaatctaaataaaattcaataacattaattttattttttgcacTCAAATCAAGAAAAAGAGTAACactattgaataaatataaagaaaatattaACAACATCAacgtcaaaaataaaaattaaattcatttaaaagAATGATTTAAGATCTGTTTACAGTTAAAAGTAACAAGTACCAGCTCAAAGCAATGCTATCTGTTTGATTGAAGTGAAAGCAATAAAAAGATGGAACAGAGAAATGTTGACAGTGATCAGTTCAAAATAAAAACCTTTTTCCTCTCTTGCTTTATTTGTTCTCCTTTTATTTTCTGGGGAAACAAACAGGAAATCAGATGAAAGAACAGGCGTGTGAGAGCTTACCTGATGGCGATTAAACGGATCTGGAGagtagaaaggaaaaaaaaaaaaagcccagGAAACTAAACCGGCGGCGCCGGCATGTTCGACCCCGACTTGCGTACGAATTAATCGGCGAGGAATTGGAATATTAGAgagaaattataaataaaaagggTGGAAAAAAGAAATATTATGGGGTAAGGAAGAATAAAAAGAATTGAGTTTATTTCCGGTTGGAATTATTTAAAGTGAAGGATAGGGACAGTGACTTCCGTGGCGCATGATAGCGattcttctttttttaattttttagattttgaatatctaaaaaaaaaattattattaaggaAAAAAGGAAAAGTAAGATGTGTTATGAAATTGTGTGTTCGTAAAGTGTCTTTTTAACGAGGGATATGATATGAagtgaaaatttattatattttttaattacataaattttaaacttaattaattaaattagtatACGTTATAAAATGCATTGAAGTTAGAGTTTATAGTAGAGGTGATCAAGGGTCGGCCAGTTCGGCCGGGCCAGTTCGGCcggcccaaataaaattttaagctcGTCTATTAGGTCTGTGCTGCCCGGTCCAAATATGAgcctaaaaatttgtccaagtcctaccaaataaaattgttaagcccAGCCTACCTACcaacccatattaattttttttgcttatttcattaaataaaaattttaaaatataataaatcaaatatatttaaaaacataaaacaaataaaatgatactaaaacaattcttaaaacaatacacaaattgacaatataataaaaaaatagttatattaaaattttaaaatgattaaaaataaaataaaaaatatattaatatataattggtagGCCAGTGCCCGCCAAAAACTCTTACCCGATGTCTGGCCCATTTTCTAAACGAGCctcatttttttgtccaagcccattttttgggcctatatttttacccaaaccctcccattttttggGCGGGCCTTTGGCCGAGCCACCCAAATTTCCCATGATCACTTTTTAGTTTATAGTAGTGGTTCACATTGTTTTGGATGCAGAAAgtctttaaaaataaaagtatagttaATCATTTTGTCTATGTGGCTTTCGATCTTAAAAGATGAGGTATTTATAAGAATGATAGGTTTGGAGTGGGTTAACTATATTATGATTGCCTATTTAACAAAGTCTAATTTAAACCCAAGTTAGGGTATAGTTAAGGTAaagtgttaaattgatagaaattatgtTATAATTGATTGAAGTTGCTCTGACAAAGAATGTGACATCCTTTAGTTTGGACCTGGTGATCAGgtcaggtaaagggtgttacatttagtgacatcaaagctatggtttagtcgttcCTAAGACTAAATCGTAGTGTGTCTCAAGTCTAAACATACATGCCACAGTAGTCCGTGACAGTGTGATGTATCGTTGATCTAAATTGGCTTTGGTTTCCTATATGGATTATCCATGTTAGCTAACTCAAATCAATTTGTAAATGATGAGGTGGAAAGTAATGCCCCAGCCTTTATCAGCGAATTCAAAGTTTACCCGTTCTGCAAGGGCTAAAAGGTGAGGCCAGAGATACCTTTATACAAATGATGAACCAATGGTTCAATTAGTTTATGGGAGCTACTTATTCAGCTTCCCAATAGCAAATGCCACCTCTTCCACCTGAAGTGCACTCGGTTGCACAACCCCAACCCTAAGTTCCTACACTGGTACCTATTGCTCACCCTTCGATTGAAAAAATCCACAAGTGTGATTTTAAAACAATCTCAATtgaacatataataataattgtaTTGGAAATATTATTGATGTGATTGAAAGGTGATATAGAAGTGCTAAAATGTAGAAAGTGCATAAATAGAAGGGATGTGCAAAGAAATTAGAAAGGAGGTGAGAAGAGTAACATATTACACCAAAAAATGTATAGCTATCATTTTACGACAATATAACTTCTAGGTAGTTTCGTGCCAAAATTGTTAGGCCTTTGCTGATTTGATGTCCATCACATGGTCAACTTACTTTCTAAAAGGATTCTTTTAGCATAGGCTTCCTCTTACACTTTGTTGATCAATACAATTTATTGCATGAGCCTTtccatttaatcacaataatacCCCATCGTCATAATAAGCCTTCTCTGCAAGGTTCCAATtagaaaaattctagaaaagttACTATTTTGTCTTCGTAAGTGGCGTCACTTGTAGGAAAATCATTCCACTGAAAAACCATTGTTCTACCATGTGTCTAGAATGTTGAACCATGATTTTATCAAGAACCACATATGTTGTAAAATTAGAATGACAATAGAATCGACCAAATTTAATGGCTTAACTTGATGGTCTAGGGTACTGACACATTTTCGCAacaaaaaaacatgaaaaataagatGAATTTTAGTCGACTTGAAACACTCCAACTTATATGCAACTTCACCAATATGTTTAAGCAACTTATAATTAAGGACCAAAATATCTCTATCATAAATTTTGATAATGTTACagttgaattgaattttggaGAAAAGGCTGAAGTTTAACATAAACCCAATCCTCTTCCACAAAGTAAACTTCGCATCGCTATTGATCAACCAACAACTTCATTCTAGTGTCAGGGGACTAGAACAACTGCGGCTCGTGACACTAGCCTAAGCTTTCCTCAAATTATGCTTAAGAAAGACTAATACCTTGTTATGATCAAGCATATAACTCTCAGTCAACAAATAACCCACCAAGTCTCAAATATATTGAGTGATAATAGGTGGTGATCAACCATATATATAACTTAGAACAAAGTCATTCGAGCAAAATTTAGATAACTAATTGAGGGTTAATTTTTCAATAATAATAGATTCACAAAAACAATGTCAAAATCTAATTGTGGCAATGAAGAATCTATAAGAGGTGAATAGGTATCACCTTCAAGAAATAAAAGTCGAGGTTTAGATTTACACTTATGGTAACAGAGGTCATGGCTCATCATTTTATAGCTCCAGACAGTGTCAATCAACAGAATATAACCTTATTGCCACTAAAAAGTATAGCTGTGGTAGAAGAAACCAAGGAAACAATTGTAAAACCACGGAGAAGAAGTTTGGGTGTTAGCAAGGTACTTTTGGAGATACCTAAAGTGGGCTTAACAAGCCCCTTCTCAAAAATAATACATTACTCATGTAATTGGGACAAAATCGTAGCATTTTCAATATAGGTGGGCTAATGATTGAGAACGATAATCACTCACCATGGAAACTTGTTGAAGTTTAGCTAATAACCTCTTTAATTTCTTCAAGATCACTAGGTTAAAAATGCTTAATAATAGCATAGGTGAAGGCGGTCCAACCAATCATTTACTTTGTTGTTGGGCATTCAATCGTACCACTCACtcccatcatcatcatcactaAGATAGAAAGAAGAAATCATCAAGCTTCTTCTTTATTgtgtaaaaattaaagtaaa encodes:
- the LOC108487519 gene encoding light-harvesting complex-like protein OHP2, chloroplastic, translated to MSMASSIPYIKIPNTSSSSSSAASSTCCRLCTTSKPYIVTIRSSQSEGPLRRPTAPSPPSPVKPFPPSPPPPTTPPPPSSSSPAPVRDQNVISLEFQRKKAKELQDYFKQKKLEESNQGPFFGFIGKNEIGNGRWAMFGFAVGMLTEYATGSNFVDQVKIILSNFGIIDLD
- the LOC108486996 gene encoding uncharacterized protein LOC108486996; its protein translation is MLLTVEGGGFFSSSASGYSKGLALLLLGQKHEDKSMRVSPWNHYQLVDQEPDPDPDLQLASIKNRLSRGCASFVCFGRTSAGLDTPSPLKVGPVQQQDVLPGSFASDKSNDQATQLDDGNSDARKVVFKSSLKKQPNTTQVPLEDGNDREASGEKDGDIPSHTVRRKVQWTDAHGSELAEIREFEPSETGGSDDEFSNGSEKTCACTIM